From Herbaspirillum sp. WKF16:
AGGGCGTGCCCGGCACCGCCATCCCGCAAGGGTTGGCGCCCGGGCTGAACCTGGCGCCGTCGTCGCCGCACCAGGTGCTGTCGCTGGGCAACCGCGCGCCAGCGCTGCTGCCTGCGGCGCAAGCCGGCAACGGCGTGCCCGACAAGCTGCTGTCATCGGCCCCGGCCTATGAGCCGCGCCTGGGCGGCGCCCTGACCGGCGCGCCGCAATCGTCGCCGGCGCCGGCGACCGGAACGGCGCCCGAGGCCGCTTATTACTTCCTCGATCGCGGCCATGGCCATCCCACGGCCGGCGCAGCGCCTGCGTCAGTCTCCGCCGCGCCGGCGGCATCCCCCGCGCCGCAGTATTACTTCGTGCACGCGATGGAACTGCCCAGCGGCTTCGTCACGCCGGCCAAGGGCGATCCGCACCCGACGCACGCGCCGGGCGGCGCGCGCCACGCCGCGCCCTTCGACGTGCAGGCGGTGCGGCGCGACTTCCCGATCCTGCAGGAGCGCGTCAACGGCCGCCAGCTGGTGTGGTTCGACAACGCCGCCACCACGCACAAGCCGCAGGCGGTGATCGACCGCATCAGCGAGTTCTATCGCCGCGAGAACTCCAACATCCACCGCGCCGCGCATGAGCTGGCGGCGCGCGCCACCGACGCCTACGAGGGAGCGCGCGAACGCGTGCGCGGCTTCATCAACGCGCCGGACGTGAACGAGGTGATCTTCGTGCGCGGCACCACCGAGGCCATCAACCTGGTGGCAAAGAGCTGGGGCGGCAAGCACGTGGGCGCGGGCGACGAGATCGTCGTCTCGCACCTGGAGCACCACGCCAACATCGTGCCCTGGCAGCAGCTGGCGGCCGAGAAAGGCGCGAAGCTGCGCGTGATCCCGGTGGACGATTCGGGCCAGGTGCTGCTGGACGAGTACGCCAAGCTGCTCAACGAGCGCACCAGGATCGTGGCCGTCACCCAGGTCTCCAACGCGCTGGGCACGGTCACGCCGGTCAGGGAGATCGTCGAGATGGCGCACCGCGCCGGCGCCCTGGCGCTGGTGGACGGCGCGCAATCGGTGTCGCACATGCGCACCGACGTGCAGGCGCTGGGCGCGGACTTCTTCGTGTTCTCCGGCCACAAGGTGTTCGGCCCGACCGGCATCGGCGTGGTCTGGGGCAAGCGCGCGGTGCTGGAAGACATGCCGCCGTGGCAAGGCGGCGGCAACATGATCGCCGACGTCACCTTCGAGAAGACCGTGTTCCAGCCCTTGCCCAACACCTTCGAGGCCGGCACCGGCAACATCGCCGACGCCGTCGGGCTGGGCGCGGCGATCGACTATGTCAACCGCATCGGCATCGAGAACATCGCCAGCTACGAGCACGCCCTGCTGGAATACGGCATGCAGAAGCTGGGCGAGATCCCGGGCCTGCGGCTGATCGGCACCGCGGCGCACAAGGCCAGCGTGATGTCCTTCGTGCTGGACGGCTACAGCACCGAGGAGGTCGGCCGCGCGCTGAACCGGGAAGGCATCGCGGTGCGTACCGGCCACCACTGCGCGCAACCCATCCTGCGCCGCTTCGGGGTGGAAACCACGGTGCGGCCGTCGCTGGCGTTCTACAACACCTTCGACGAGATCGACCGCCTGGTGACGGTGGTGCGCGGCTTGTCGGCCCAGCGCGGACGACGCTGAAGAGGCTCGGCAAGCGGAGAACGGCCGCGATGTGCAGACATCGCGGCCGTTTTTTCATGGCGCGGCGCTCAGCCCGGCAACTCGTCCAGCAAGGGACGGGCCAGGTACAGCACCTGGTAGGCGACGCTGTCGGGCGGCGCCTCCAGTGCGCCTTCCGACAGCTGCACGCGCGTGATGCGCCATTGCCGCACGTCGACCCCGACCGCCGCCGCCACCACGGCCGGCCTGGACGCCGCCTCCTGGTTGCGCGCGGCCTCGGCCGCCAGCACCTCGGCCAGGTCGGCCTCGCGTGGAATATCGATGTCCTGGCGATAGGCGAAGCGGGCGACGCGTCCCTGGCCGCGGCGGGCGTCGAGCGCGAAGCGCGTATCGATGGCGGGCCGGCCGAAACTGTCGATCACGGAACGAAAGCGGCCGGAGATGAAGGACGCAAATGCCTCCTCCTTGCGCCACAGGTAGAGCGAGGAGTAACTGTGCCCGGTGGCGCCATGGCGGCCCGACTCGCGCAGCAGGAAGGCCTTGAAGTAAAGCTCCGGGACGTCGTCCCAGAGCCGGCCGCGCTGCGCGGCGCGGCTGCGGATGATGCCGAGGTCGTAGTCGGCGGGAAGGCGGTGTTCGTAATGGGCGATAAGCATGGCGCGGCTTTCGGGTTGTTGTTGGAGGCCCCAACTTAGCCCGCGCGCGCTTGCCTGGACAGGGCGCCGTCGTTATTTCTGCGATCAGTTTTCCACATGATCGGAAAGTGCATAAGCACAGAAGAATTCAGCGCAACGCAGGCCTTGCTCCTGCCTTATGCTCGGGCAGGACCGTCCCCTCTTTCCCTCATGAACATGACAGAACAGATCCCAGACATCGCCATCGTCGGCGGCGGCTTCGCCGGCGCGGTGACCGCCATCAAGCTGCTGCGCGCGGTCACCGCCGCGGGCGACGGCAGTGCGCCGCCGCTGTCGATCCGCATCATCGAGAGCCGCAACGAAGTCGGCCGCGGCATCGCCTACAGCACCGAGAACCCGGAACACATCGTCAACGGCCCGGCGCAGGCCTTCGGCCTGTATCCCGAGCAGCCGGCGCACCTGCCCGACTGGCTTGCCGCCAACGCCGCGCGGCACGGCTGGACGCCGCCCGAGGGCGTGGCCTTCGCCGATGCGTTTCCGCCGCGCTGGCTGTACGGCACCTATGTGCAGGACGAGCTCAAGGCGGCGCAGCGGGACGCCGGCCCGCAGGCCAGCGTGGAGTTCATCCAGGGCCGGGCGCTCGACCTGCGCGCCGGCGCGCACGGCTACGATCTCACGCTGGAGGATGGACGCCGCCTCGCGGCCCGGCGCGTGGTGCTGGCGCTGGGCCTGTTCCGCACCGCCGGCGAGGGCTTCTTCGCCACGCCGGCGCAGCGCCGCGATCTCGGCGAACGCTATATCGACGACGTCTGGAACGCCCGCGCCTGGGAGCAGGCCGGGCGCGACCAGGACATCCTCCTGATCGGCTCCAGCCTGACCGCGCTGGATGCGGCCCTGAACGCCGAGCGCGCCGGCTTCAGGGGCCGCTTCCACGCCCTCTCGCGGCGCGGCCTGCTGGTGCACCAGCGCCGGCA
This genomic window contains:
- a CDS encoding family 2A encapsulin nanocompartment cargo protein cysteine desulfurase: MLSNNPAAPEPAGAPFDPALLARLATELFAQSPGAPPFAPHGAQAPVNPAPPASPLSGPAGLGQGVPGTAIPQGLAPGLNLAPSSPHQVLSLGNRAPALLPAAQAGNGVPDKLLSSAPAYEPRLGGALTGAPQSSPAPATGTAPEAAYYFLDRGHGHPTAGAAPASVSAAPAASPAPQYYFVHAMELPSGFVTPAKGDPHPTHAPGGARHAAPFDVQAVRRDFPILQERVNGRQLVWFDNAATTHKPQAVIDRISEFYRRENSNIHRAAHELAARATDAYEGARERVRGFINAPDVNEVIFVRGTTEAINLVAKSWGGKHVGAGDEIVVSHLEHHANIVPWQQLAAEKGAKLRVIPVDDSGQVLLDEYAKLLNERTRIVAVTQVSNALGTVTPVREIVEMAHRAGALALVDGAQSVSHMRTDVQALGADFFVFSGHKVFGPTGIGVVWGKRAVLEDMPPWQGGGNMIADVTFEKTVFQPLPNTFEAGTGNIADAVGLGAAIDYVNRIGIENIASYEHALLEYGMQKLGEIPGLRLIGTAAHKASVMSFVLDGYSTEEVGRALNREGIAVRTGHHCAQPILRRFGVETTVRPSLAFYNTFDEIDRLVTVVRGLSAQRGRR
- a CDS encoding DUF4865 family protein; translation: MLIAHYEHRLPADYDLGIIRSRAAQRGRLWDDVPELYFKAFLLRESGRHGATGHSYSSLYLWRKEEAFASFISGRFRSVIDSFGRPAIDTRFALDARRGQGRVARFAYRQDIDIPREADLAEVLAAEAARNQEAASRPAVVAAAVGVDVRQWRITRVQLSEGALEAPPDSVAYQVLYLARPLLDELPG
- a CDS encoding FAD/NAD(P)-binding protein, giving the protein MTEQIPDIAIVGGGFAGAVTAIKLLRAVTAAGDGSAPPLSIRIIESRNEVGRGIAYSTENPEHIVNGPAQAFGLYPEQPAHLPDWLAANAARHGWTPPEGVAFADAFPPRWLYGTYVQDELKAAQRDAGPQASVEFIQGRALDLRAGAHGYDLTLEDGRRLAARRVVLALGLFRTAGEGFFATPAQRRDLGERYIDDVWNARAWEQAGRDQDILLIGSSLTALDAALNAERAGFRGRFHALSRRGLLVHQRRQLAPWPGLFDADRLPSSLRELLRATRHARRAIKAAGADWQQLPPAIRPHVPALWARAGNADRQRFLRHIRPFWEISLHRAGPESGKRLDGLVGSGRLRQLTGRIRSLRAAGDKVAVEWTPRGEDTVQTLLVDRVANAAGYEFDWLRIEDPLVRALLARKLVRPHATGFGIDADPATGEVRAAAIAHPGTLYAVGHPMRGAVWESNAISEQVAGAGNTAQALALQLQTADTL